Genomic segment of Bacteroidota bacterium:
ACACAAATCGCGGGTAAAACTTTTTTCGAAACGAATATTGGTCCACCAGCTCACAACCAATTTGCGTTTAATTATTTCTAACGCAACAGCCCGCATGAGCGATGGTGGTGCAGCTTCATCAACAAAATGAAAACCTGTTTCTCCGGTTTGCGCAATTATTTTTTCCATTCGGTCGCAAATAACTGCGGCTGTTAATGGTTCATAAGCCTGAATATAATTGAGTGAAATATCACAAAATGTACATTTACCCCAGTAACAACCATGCGCCATGGTAAGTTTATTCCAGCGACCGTTGCTCCACAAACTATGCATGGGATTAATAATTTCAATTGCAGCAATATATTTATCCAACAATAAATCGCTGTAATCGGGCGTGCCGGTATCTATTTGTTTATAGTCGGCACAGCCGGCATTATTAATATACCGAACGGTATTTTTTTCTAAATAAAATGTTCGTTTTAATTCATCCCGGCTTATTTTATTTTGAATAAAACCAACTAATTGTTCCAGCGGCGCTTCACCATCATCTAAACAAATAAAATCGAAATAATTAAATACGCGGGGGTCGGAAATACTTCTTAATTCAGTATTTGCAAATCCGCCACCCAAAGCAACTTTAATATGCGGATAATTATTTTTTACAAATTGAGCACATCTGAAACCCGCATATAAATTACCCGGAAAAGGGACAGACAATGCAATTATTTCCGGATTTAGTGCGGTAATGTGTTTATCTAAAATATTTAATAAAATGTTATCAATAAATGTAAATGGCAATTGTAGATGTTCATGCAGTGCGTCAAATGTTGCGGCTGAGCGGCCGAGTCGTTCGGCGTATCTGCTGAATCCAAAATGTTCATCTACATAATTGGAAATAATATCTGAAATATCTTCGAGGTACATGGTGGCAAAATATTTTGCTTTATCATGTACGCCCATATTGCCAAAAGCCCAGTCCACACTTTCGTTGTTTTCAAATCGCGGACCTTCCGGTAAAAATCCGCCGGCGGCAATTCGATTTGCGAGTGTTGGTGCTTTGCCCTGTAAAAATAAAATTACAGGTTCAATGGTTTGTATATAATCTTCTTGTAATGTGCGAATGGCTATTGTATCATCATTAACCGGGATGCGGTTAAATATTTCTGTTAAACCGGCTTTTGAAAAAATTTGTAAAATAACTTCAATCCCCAAATCAGATTGAAACGAAGAAATATTTCTTGTATTCAAAAATCCTTTTAGGTAAGCAGTTGCGGGATAAGGTGTATTTAACTGCGTAAAGGGCGGTGTAATTAATAATACTGTTGCGCTCAAAAAAATATTTTACTATTGCTGGTTATAAATTTTTTAATTCTTTTTTAAAATCATATTGCAAATCTTCATGCATGCTTTCAATTGCCTTTTTTATTTTTTTAATTTGCGCAGCATATAAATTTGATAATGCTAAACTGTTTTCAAAAGGAATTCCCGAATTTTTTAAACATTTGCAAAAATAAATCAGCAGCTCTGCAAGTGTTTCCTGGTTGCCTGAATAACGCGCATGTTTATTGATATTGCGCACTATTTTCCGAATACTTTTTTTTGCAAAATACAAGTTTGAACTATTGATATCTTCAAAAAACGCATCGGTTTCTACTTTAATCGATTCAATAAAAGCAGCTTCATTATCAGATTCAAATAACAGATAAGTAAGCAACTCCTTGTTTTCTTTTTTATAACGTGCCAATCGCAAAATAAGCTCGCTTAATTGAACAGGATCGTTGCGCAGCAGCTCTTTTTTGATTTCTGAGAGGGAAGCAGCTTTCATATTGTAAAATTAATACTATTTAGGCAGCAGATTGGAGCGAGCTGTTTAAATTGCCGGCTTCGTTTTTTTTCGGTACATTTGTTCTGTTTATATTATTGCTCATCTTATAGTATACATAACTGCTGCGGTGGTTTTCGGATAAAATAAAAACAGTTTAATGGAAAAAAAATGATTACCGATGCAGAAGTAATTCTGCAAACGGAAACGTGGATTAAAAAAGTGGTAATCGATTGCCATTTTTGCCCTTTTGCTGCAGCGCCTGTAAAACAACAAAGTGTTCGTTATGTTGTTGGCAATCAATTGGATTTACAGCAGGTTCTTGAAATGGTATTAGCCGAATGTGTTTTTTTAGATGAACATGACGCTACAGAAACAACCTTTATTATTTTACCGGACAGCTTTCCTGATTTTATGAAATATTTAGATGTGGTTGCCGATGCAGAGGATGCCATGGCTGCGGCTGGGTATGAAGGAATATATCAATTAGCCGGATTCCACCCTTTGTATTTATTTGCCGGCAGTGATGAACAGGATGCGGCAAATTATACCAATCGCTCAATATTTCCCATGTTGCATTTGTTGCGGGAAGCCAGCATAGATAAGGCTTTAGAAAATTATGCCACGCCGGAAAAAATACCCGAAAACAATATCGATTTTGCCCGAAAAAAAGGATTGGTTTATATGAAAATGTTGCGCGACAGTGTAATGACTAAATAAATCATACTTTGTGAATACCTTCTTCCGATAATTTTATGATACGCTGTTTGTATAAAGCACCAACAGCTTTTTTAAACGTTTTTTTGCTCATGGCGAAGTAGGCGTAAATATCTTCCGCTTCACTTTTATCGTGGAAAGGCAAAAAGCCTTCATTTTCATCCAAAAGCCGTAAAATTTTGCCCAATTCATCTTCCACACGCTGATAACCGTGTTTTCCTTCGGCAACATCCAGCTTGTTTTCGGGTAAAATTCGTTTAATATGACCAGCAAAAGTATCTCCCGGCTTCACATGCCGAAAAACATCAGAATAGTGCAGCAAGCCGATATGTTTGCCATTAACGGCAACGTTATAACCCAAGTCGGTTTCGCGCAAAATAACGAGTTCAACCATGTCTTTTTCTTCGACAGTTAGCGGCGAATTATCCAGCCAGCCCTCAATCAGCTCGGTAGCTGCAAGCCTTCCGTCATAATCAAGAATGAGTTTTACCACAACGGTATCGCCGGGTTCTACATTGTTTCTGATCTGGCTTTTGTGCAGCAACACATCTTTTGGAATGCCCATATTAAGATAGGCACCATTAGGAGTTACACTTACCACATCAAGGGCAACAATATCATCTAAAACCCCTTTAGGTTCCATGGTTGTGGCTACAACAGCGCCGTCGCCATCGTGATATACAAATACCGTTATTTCATCGTTGTTGCGTAAACCGGCAGGCACCTGTTTGCGGGGTAAGAGGACTTCATTTTCTTCATTTCCGAGATAAACCCCTTCCGGTTCAAAACGCATTGCCTTTAAAACCTGTTTTTTACCAATTGCAATCATATTTTCATTTAACAACCATAAATGTAAGTTAAAAAATCGGCTAACACATTTTAACAGCTATAATAACAAACTGCACTACCTTTGGCGAACAAAAGAAAAGAAAATTATGGAGCAGGCATGGTATAAAACCGAAATTGGCCGGTTTAGAAAGGTTGCCATTTTTGAAGGCATTTCATTTTTGTTATTATTATTTATTGCAATGCCATTAAAATATGGCGCAAATATTCCGCAAGCAGTAGATATAATGGGATGGATTCATGGCATGCTTTTTATAAGTTATATGTTTACCGGATTAAATGTAAAAATTGCACACGATTGGTCGTTTAAAAAAACTGCATTAGCCGTTGTTGCATCCATTATTCCATTCGGACCATTTATTTTAGATAAAAAAATATTATCGAAAGAAAATGAAGCTTAATTTTTTTAAAATTCAATTTGTGGTATTGTTTTTAATTGCAGCCACAACCGGTTTTGCTCAGGCAGACAGTGTAATTGCCATTCCGGGTTCCAAGTGTAAAATGGCTCCCCCAAAGGGTTTTACGGTAGCAGAAAACTTTTCCGGTTTTCAATACCTTCCAATCGGCGCATCGATAATGATAACGGAAATGCCCAGTGATTACCTTGAAATATTAAATGGATTTACTGCCGAAAATTTGCAAAAAGCAGGTATTGTTTTAGTGAATAAATCGGAAATTCTGGTAAATGAAATTCCGGTACATTTTTTCACTTTGACGCAAATGGCCAATAACACACAATTTAAAAAATACGTATTTATTTTTGGCAGCGATAAAGAAACCATCATGGTAAATGGCATTTTTCCGGAATCGGAAAAAGATGCGGACGCAGCTATTTTAAAATCAATGAAAACAATTCAGTATAACAAAGATGTTGTGGTGGATGGTAAACAGGTAGCGCTGTTTAGTTTAGATGAAACCGGTTCGGGCTTACTATATTCAGGTTATATGCAGGGTGCTTTAATGTATTCGCAAGATGGGAAAATGCCTACCAATAGCGCTGATAAGGCTGTTTTTACTGCCGGAGGTTCACTTTCAAACACCCCCATTACCGATAAAAAAGAATATACCGAAAAGCGGCTCAAAGGCATGCCACGCGGAACTTACAACACCATCAAATCTACAAGCCCGATCACTATAAACGGCATTAACGGATATGAAATAATTGCAGAAGGTAAAGACAATGACAATAAACCGCAACTAGTTTATTTAGTGATGTTATATCCGGAAGACAATAGTTATTACATTATGGTGGGCATGACCAGTGCAAAGTTTGATGTTTATTTGCCGGCGTTTCAACAAATGGCAAAAACATTTAAGCTGAAATAATAGATTTTAAAAAATAAGTATATATTTATGTAAAATTTTACATAAATGGGATTTTTTACACGACTCTCCAACGGATGGAAGCTATCCATGAGTAGCTTTTC
This window contains:
- a CDS encoding radical SAM protein, with protein sequence MSATVLLITPPFTQLNTPYPATAYLKGFLNTRNISSFQSDLGIEVILQIFSKAGLTEIFNRIPVNDDTIAIRTLQEDYIQTIEPVILFLQGKAPTLANRIAAGGFLPEGPRFENNESVDWAFGNMGVHDKAKYFATMYLEDISDIISNYVDEHFGFSRYAERLGRSAATFDALHEHLQLPFTFIDNILLNILDKHITALNPEIIALSVPFPGNLYAGFRCAQFVKNNYPHIKVALGGGFANTELRSISDPRVFNYFDFICLDDGEAPLEQLVGFIQNKISRDELKRTFYLEKNTVRYINNAGCADYKQIDTGTPDYSDLLLDKYIAAIEIINPMHSLWSNGRWNKLTMAHGCYWGKCTFCDISLNYIQAYEPLTAAVICDRMEKIIAQTGETGFHFVDEAAPPSLMRAVALEIIKRKLVVSWWTNIRFEKSFTRDLCLLLKASGCIGVSGGLEVASDRLLALIQKGVTVEQVALVNKNFTDAGIMVHAYLMYGFPTQTAQETIDSLEMVRQLFENGILQSGFWHQFAMTAHSPVGMYPEQFKVEKLNAEIGAFANNDIEHIDPSGANHTLFSEGLKISLFNYMQGAGFDIPLSNWFDTKVPGTTIPQNYIERVIQNTPVSIPAPTTKVIYLGNKPVLKNYTKTKKGVAYDMCSITFYNRNGELTIKLNREQAVWLEEILNLIAVHNVKTYTLQEIATHYENSGLTDFYLFWNNPPVNSLHQVGLLHL
- a CDS encoding DUF1415 domain-containing protein, whose protein sequence is MITDAEVILQTETWIKKVVIDCHFCPFAAAPVKQQSVRYVVGNQLDLQQVLEMVLAECVFLDEHDATETTFIILPDSFPDFMKYLDVVADAEDAMAAAGYEGIYQLAGFHPLYLFAGSDEQDAANYTNRSIFPMLHLLREASIDKALENYATPEKIPENNIDFARKKGLVYMKMLRDSVMTK
- a CDS encoding RNA-binding protein; this encodes MIAIGKKQVLKAMRFEPEGVYLGNEENEVLLPRKQVPAGLRNNDEITVFVYHDGDGAVVATTMEPKGVLDDIVALDVVSVTPNGAYLNMGIPKDVLLHKSQIRNNVEPGDTVVVKLILDYDGRLAATELIEGWLDNSPLTVEEKDMVELVILRETDLGYNVAVNGKHIGLLHYSDVFRHVKPGDTFAGHIKRILPENKLDVAEGKHGYQRVEDELGKILRLLDENEGFLPFHDKSEAEDIYAYFAMSKKTFKKAVGALYKQRIIKLSEEGIHKV
- a CDS encoding DUF3817 domain-containing protein; the encoded protein is MEQAWYKTEIGRFRKVAIFEGISFLLLLFIAMPLKYGANIPQAVDIMGWIHGMLFISYMFTGLNVKIAHDWSFKKTALAVVASIIPFGPFILDKKILSKENEA